TACGTTTCTCAAGCTGAAGTTTGCTTTGTTGGAGGCATTGCTCCTCAGTACATTCGATCTTGTCTCATATTCACAGCAACACGTGAACCCGGATCAAGGTTTGAAATTGGAATATTACATATTTCTCTTggtttttttataatcaaaaaCTCATCTTATCTATCAGTAACAGTAATaactattaattatattgtGCAGGTATCCGAGATTACGGAGAGAAACAAGATTGATCATAAACAGGAATTTCAATCCAGTGTCCGCTCCTTACAATCAAGTAGTAATTTATATCCCTGTTTACTACTACAGAGATGAGGACGGTACAAACAGATACCTGCCGGAAGAAACTTATCCATCTATGAGAGAGAAAAGACAGGCCTTGGAAGCTGATAACAATGCTGCTCTTGAGTGGTATACTACTAAAGTTGTAGAGGTACCAAGTTACATAGATTCTGCATTTCGTTCATCAAGAATAAATGAAGTTTATTTCTTCTTGAAAAATAAGTATGTGCGGGTCTATTACAATCCTGGAGACACAAAGGATAAGATTCTCACTGCTCCGCGTTTGATTTGTGATGGCTTTCCATCACTTTCTGATACGCCGTTTGGAGAATATGGAATAGACTGTGCCTTCGATACTGAAGCTAGCAATGCATATATCTTCTCCACCAATCTTTGTGCCTACATTGACTATGCTCCAGCAACTATGAATGACAAGATACTCTCTGGTCCTACGACAATTGCAGCCATGTTTCCTGTCTTGAAAAATACTGTGTTTGAGAATGGTATAGACTCTGCATTTAGGTCAACTAAAGGCAAAGAAGTTTACTTATTCAAGAACAATAAGTATGGTCGCATAGCTTATGATTCAAAGAAGCTCATTGGCACCATACGTAACATCGCTGATGGATTTCCTGTTCTTAAAGGTACCATCTTTGAAAGTGGAATTGATGCATGTTTTGCTACTCATAAGGAAGGTGAAGCTTATCTTTTCAAAGGAGAGATGTATGTAAGGATCCATTTCACCCCAGATAAAACTAATGACACTCTTGTGGGTGATGTGAAGCGTATCCTTGGTTTTTGGCCATCTCTTAAGGGTATTCTGCCTCGCGACAATAAAGGACTTGATACTCATTCTCACTCTGATCATGAAGAACCTTATCCTGATCAGCATGATGAGCTTTGATTATAAAACAAACAGATGTCATAATATGATAAGAATAAGGCTTCCATAGCCAATTTGCTTCCATTTCTTTCATGGTGTAAAATTAGGATTTGATGATGCTTGTTTGTAATAAGTGTGGATGTTTGTTTTCCGTTCTTGTATCTGTATAATGGCTTAATAATTAATACAAGTGTGTTGTTTGGTGTAACAAAGGATTTAAAACCTTTTTCcctttgaaaaatttatatattttggcagttatttttcaaattccaacaaataagaaaatcaaatgCGTCTACTCATATTTTTCCTCGGTGattcaaagagaaaatataaatttaatatttatattaaatttccatcacatatattattaaacaaaaaaaaaaatgtgcgACTTGAAAATATCTTTCTGGTCTTCCTGACGACACCCTTGGtgcttcaattttaatttataatgtttttcgCTCTGAAACAAAAAGTAATTAGGAACAGTGAAAGGAATGAGCTTTCGAATTCACAACCCATAATTAGAAAACAACATAGAGAGAAAATCAATTAACAATTGCTattattttatcacttttattaatgaccatctaaaaaatcacttttattaATATCTCTTATACCTATTTCATGTCAGCATGtgtatttgttatatataaaaaatggaaagattgttaaaataacatcatctcaaaaatttttaaaataaagtagtGTTTAATCATCTAGGACAATGTGTTAGAAGCGTCAAATGTTAATATCTTTATGTGCCTAAATGATACATAGCGTCTGATGTAATAAGAAGCGTTTAACGTATGCCTAATAAGCGTAAGCGTTATAGAATTCATAATAAAAGGTCGAATTGctaaaatgtataataaaaagttagacAGTTTAGTTGTCATATAACCTTGCTAAAAGCTAGATATCCTAAAAGTTTCAAAAGTTATTCAAACCAAACAAGTGCTAAACGTTAGTACTAGTGTGATGCCTAAATGTCTAGGTCGTCTAACACTTTATTACATGTATATTCAAGTACTCTTTTATATGTAGtgttgtgcttttttttttctatgtagATTACAACTTTATTCAAGAATATACTCAAAATCAAAAAAACGTTTAGAAACATGAAGGTattcaaagaatttttttacaCGTCTTTTGTTTGTTTCATCTGTACACAACACATTTGCTCTACAAGACATAACATGTAAGACCCAATATAAGATAAGTTGTTTTATTTCGTCTCGCAAGTGAGTTGGGCCCAAATAAAAAAACGAATCCtatgaaatttagaaattttatatttcgaCTGTCTATGATGAAATTAGGATTGATATGTTGTATATTATTCACCAATTTAAAGTTTTCTGATGTCTATGGATGAACcgaaatttaaatacaaaattaaatgattttatcagtaaaagataaataatttcttaatctaaaatttGATGAATAACTTATTTCAGAAAATTCTTTTACGTCAATTAGAAATTAAGAGTGTTGgatgttttttcaatttaaatattaaaatttataaaaaaatatttttataggagattgaattgaaatgtccttaattattattattcttgtataaaaaaaatttgaataaatttttttattttctttattattgaaaGTGCTAAATCCCAttagtgttttgttttttttttttaatctttgaatTGAAAATGAGTAAAAAAAGCTTTGTACATGTCCGGTCATGACGTATAGTCTTGTTACGTAAGTACTTATAATTCAGATTTGTGATTAAGAAACGGTAGCTTTTCTCATTCTCATCATTCATGACGTATAGTCTTCTCTCTTTTCGAACACATaatcttttcctttcttaacCATTAAATTATCTGCTTGtaaagaaatgaaacaaaacatgcaGAGAGTTTGAAATTAGTTATAGAGACAAAAAATGGAGATtataagagattaaaaaaaatataaaatgtcaaCCTTCTAATTaaatgagattaaaaaaaatatagaaaagtgAACGTGAAAATAATCTAAATTTCTTAGTAAATAAGAGAATCATAAAACattcaagaagaagaataacAATAAAGTAATGAGagataacaaatttttttggcCTTGAAGTTGGGAGCTAATctatttcttttactaatattaGAAAGTAAGGATTTACCTTGAATGGTATGATCTGAAGAGTGTATAATGTGGATCTTATCTCCATTATGTGATAGTAATGATATCTGTATGATGGTGATAGTCTTGCTTGcatctatattttcaaaagttgttgaatgatgatttttctcgtaaattttcttattaatccGTGAGCTCTGGTGAATAAATGATGCTTGGTTTCCATTTAATTGTAGCAATACGtttatattatagattttaaattattagaataatttGTTAGCATGTGAGACAAATTATTCTAAGGCtgaataagaatttaaaaataagaaagacgTTAGATACTTTTACTGAACAGTGTCATAATTAAAGAGGgtcaaattctttattttattagttattctATAGTATATGATTTTATCGTGGGAATATTTCACCAAAAgctacatataatattttttttgtattattttaatatttctatttaattgttatatgaaatttagaaattgttgcagatttaaaatctaattaggATACGTTAGAGCCATCTTGCTATTGACTTTATTTTGAGTTTACTGTCCTAGTACTTTTAGAATAAATGCTGAATTGTCAAAGCTcgatttagatttttttttttatataatttttattcatgttCACGTTTAATCCATTCATGGACTAAATAAAGATTTgtcaattaaaatcataatttgcATTAGTTTGGTATGTATAGGTCCGTCATCTTATTTTCCTTAATCTTATTTTCCTTAATGAAACAAAAGATCTTAAATGGACTTTTAGTAGTtgcaacaatttttttcttgttatatatatatatatatatatatatatatatatatatatatatatattttatatttttaatgatgtttcaagttattatttataattacgaGTCTTGAtacactttattttcttttagactATACTTCTTAAGTCTCGATACATCAATTTAAGAAACTAAAGTTTTGTTTAAggaaatctaaataaaatattgtatagcTTTTAATGATTCTTCTGTCTTATTGTGTATAACTGggataatttatatttgatctcGGTAGCTAAAAGGATTATTCCTTTTGCCCATGTAAGGTGATAggtaaatttgaattttttcacttttcctCTTTCGAGAAGTTACAAATATCTTGTCAAAACTTTCTAAGTCGTGCTAAGTATAGTGTTTGGTAAATGGATGTTACTCACCAATATTTTTACTCATAAGTCCTTGTTGAATCGGAGAGATATGTTTAAAGCGGTGCGTGAAGGACGACTCTTATCTACGATCCATATGAGGGACTAG
This genomic interval from Vigna radiata var. radiata cultivar VC1973A chromosome 8, Vradiata_ver6, whole genome shotgun sequence contains the following:
- the LOC106770005 gene encoding albumin-2-like, whose product is MREKRQALEADNNAALEWYTTKVVEVPSYIDSAFRSSRINEVYFFLKNKYVRVYYNPGDTKDKILTAPRLICDGFPSLSDTPFGEYGIDCAFDTEASNAYIFSTNLCAYIDYAPATMNDKILSGPTTIAAMFPVLKNTVFENGIDSAFRSTKGKEVYLFKNNKYGRIAYDSKKLIGTIRNIADGFPVLKGTIFESGIDACFATHKEGEAYLFKGEMYVRIHFTPDKTNDTLVGDVKRILGFWPSLKGILPRDNKGLDTHSHSDHEEPYPDQHDEL